The Yersinia intermedia genome window below encodes:
- the phnL gene encoding phosphonate C-P lyase system protein PhnL has product MNHPQLRVENLSKTFVLHHQHGIRLPVLHQTSLEVSSGECVVLHGHSGSGKSTLLRSLYANYLPDSGHIWVKHQGEWLDIVAAPARQIMEVRRHTVGWVSQFLRVIPRISALNVVMQPLLELGVERHICQQRAQDLLTRLNVPPRLWDLAPSTFSGGEQQRVNIARGFIKDYPILLLDEPTASLDSTNSAAVVSLIDEAKQRGAAIIGIFHDEAVRNHVSDRLLVMTPFPADASPEIPA; this is encoded by the coding sequence ATGAATCACCCACAACTGAGAGTTGAGAATCTCAGTAAAACCTTCGTACTACACCACCAGCATGGTATTCGTTTGCCGGTATTGCATCAAACCTCACTGGAAGTGAGTAGCGGAGAATGTGTCGTGCTACACGGCCATTCCGGCAGTGGTAAATCCACTCTGCTACGCTCTTTATATGCCAACTATCTGCCTGACAGCGGGCATATCTGGGTCAAGCATCAGGGGGAATGGCTCGACATTGTGGCAGCACCAGCGCGACAAATTATGGAGGTACGCCGTCATACGGTGGGTTGGGTCAGCCAATTCTTGCGGGTGATCCCACGGATCAGCGCATTGAATGTAGTGATGCAACCACTACTGGAGCTTGGCGTTGAGCGCCATATATGCCAACAGCGCGCGCAGGATCTCCTGACTCGCCTCAATGTTCCACCACGCTTATGGGATCTGGCCCCCTCGACCTTTTCCGGCGGTGAGCAGCAGCGGGTCAATATCGCCCGTGGTTTTATCAAAGATTACCCCATATTGCTGCTTGATGAGCCAACGGCCTCGCTCGACAGCACCAATAGCGCGGCAGTCGTTAGCCTGATTGATGAAGCTAAACAGCGAGGGGCCGCCATCATTGGGATTTTCCACGATGAGGCCGTTCGTAACCATGTCAGTGATCGCTTACTGGTCATGACGCCCTTTCCCGCCGATGCCAGCCCGGAGATACCCGCATGA
- the phnM gene encoding alpha-D-ribose 1-methylphosphonate 5-triphosphate diphosphatase: MILNNINLILEDQVVNGSLEIKNGLIHNYSDRQTQLSAAIDGQNGWLLPGLIELHTDNLDKFFTPRPNVDWPAHSAMSSHDALMVASGITTVLDAVAIGDVRDGGHRLDNLQKMINAVVDSQRAGLNRAEHRIHLRCELPHESTLPLFEELMMQPELSLVSLMDHSPGQRQFASRAKYREYYQGKYHLNDQQMAEFEEEQITLSARWSAPNRTAIADHCSRRGIPLASHDDATVEHVAESQALGSVIAEFPTTEVAARASHQHGLQVLMGAPNIVRGGSHSGNVAAHQLAAIGVLDILSSDYYPASLLDAAFRIAHDATNSFTLPQAVNLVTRNPASALGLQDRGVIAEGKRADLILARAHDSAQSKHVYVQNVWRQGIQVF; encoded by the coding sequence ATGATCCTCAATAACATCAATCTTATTCTTGAAGATCAGGTGGTCAACGGATCGCTCGAAATCAAAAATGGGCTTATCCACAATTACAGTGATCGCCAAACCCAACTTTCTGCCGCCATAGATGGACAAAATGGCTGGCTGTTGCCGGGGTTGATCGAGCTGCATACCGATAATCTGGACAAGTTTTTTACCCCACGCCCCAACGTTGATTGGCCTGCCCATTCGGCGATGAGCAGCCATGATGCGCTGATGGTTGCCAGTGGCATCACCACCGTGTTGGACGCCGTGGCAATTGGCGATGTTCGCGATGGCGGGCATCGTCTGGATAATCTGCAAAAAATGATTAATGCGGTGGTGGATAGCCAGCGGGCGGGACTGAACCGGGCAGAACACCGGATTCATTTACGTTGTGAATTACCTCATGAAAGTACCCTGCCGCTGTTTGAAGAACTGATGATGCAGCCTGAACTGTCATTGGTATCGCTGATGGATCACTCACCAGGCCAGCGTCAATTCGCCTCCAGGGCAAAATATCGCGAATATTATCAGGGCAAATACCATCTTAATGATCAACAAATGGCAGAGTTTGAGGAAGAGCAAATCACCCTGTCAGCGCGCTGGTCCGCGCCGAATCGAACAGCAATCGCCGATCACTGTTCGCGGCGAGGTATTCCACTCGCCAGCCACGATGATGCCACTGTGGAACATGTAGCGGAATCACAAGCACTGGGCAGTGTGATTGCTGAGTTTCCCACCACGGAGGTGGCGGCCAGAGCGTCACATCAGCATGGTTTACAAGTATTGATGGGCGCGCCAAATATCGTCCGTGGCGGCTCCCATTCAGGAAATGTTGCCGCACACCAACTGGCCGCTATTGGAGTATTGGATATTTTATCGTCTGACTATTACCCAGCCAGCTTGCTGGATGCGGCCTTCCGTATCGCACACGATGCAACGAATAGCTTCACCTTGCCGCAAGCGGTCAATCTGGTAACACGTAATCCTGCCAGCGCCTTGGGGCTACAGGATCGCGGTGTCATTGCCGAAGGTAAACGGGCTGATTTGATACTGGCACGCGCTCATGACAGTGCGCAAAGTAAACATGTTTACGTGCAAAACGTCTGGCGTCAGGGAATACAGGTGTTCTGA
- the phnN gene encoding ribose 1,5-bisphosphokinase, whose translation MARLIYLMGASGAGKDCLLSALRAANPANIIVAHRYITRQANAGAENHVALSEQEFLLRAAQGLFALYWQAHQYRYGVGIEIDIWLQHGLDVVVNGSRAYLPEAQQRYPDQLLPLCLTVSPAILAQRLQQRGRENNEQINARLQRAQHYQQQLPLNCLQLSNDGELHHTLGQLQQLLVAPPITSKEMGDKKWN comes from the coding sequence ATGGCGCGCTTAATCTATCTGATGGGGGCATCGGGTGCCGGAAAAGATTGCCTGCTGTCGGCTCTGCGGGCAGCCAATCCGGCAAATATTATCGTGGCACATCGTTATATCACCCGCCAAGCCAATGCCGGGGCGGAAAACCATGTTGCGCTGAGTGAACAGGAATTTTTACTGCGGGCGGCCCAAGGATTATTCGCACTGTACTGGCAAGCGCATCAGTATCGCTATGGGGTCGGCATTGAGATTGATATCTGGCTACAACACGGGTTAGATGTGGTGGTTAATGGCTCCAGAGCTTATCTGCCTGAGGCGCAACAGCGCTATCCCGACCAACTTTTGCCGCTCTGTCTGACGGTTTCTCCGGCTATTTTGGCGCAACGATTGCAGCAACGTGGCCGAGAGAACAATGAACAGATCAATGCACGATTACAACGGGCGCAGCACTATCAGCAACAGCTACCGCTTAATTGTTTGCAACTGTCTAATGATGGTGAGCTGCACCACACACTGGGGCAGTTACAACAATTACTGGTAGCGCCCCCCATAACCAGTAAAGAAATGGGGGATAAAAAATGGAACTGA
- the phnP gene encoding phosphonate metabolism protein PhnP: MELTLLGTGCAQQVPVFGCDCVICAKARVQPALGRKPCSAMLRYQGETTLIDAGLPTLDQQFTAGEIQRFLLTHYHMDHVQGLFPLRWGCGNSIPIYGPPDPDGCDDLFKHPGILHFQPPMAAFQTLHFGNLRVTPVPLTHSKITFGYLLQSPNRTIAYLTDTVGLPADSALFLTSKNIDLLVLDCSHPPQTPPPRNHNDVTIALAIKDLLMPQQTLLTHASHQLDRWLLDHPLPAGVAIAHDNQTITLL; this comes from the coding sequence ATGGAACTGACACTGTTAGGCACCGGTTGCGCCCAGCAAGTGCCGGTATTTGGTTGTGACTGTGTGATTTGTGCTAAAGCCAGAGTGCAGCCCGCATTGGGCCGTAAACCTTGCAGTGCCATGCTGCGATATCAGGGGGAAACCACCTTGATTGATGCCGGATTGCCGACACTGGATCAGCAGTTTACTGCGGGGGAAATTCAGCGTTTTTTGCTTACACATTACCACATGGATCATGTTCAGGGGTTATTTCCGTTACGTTGGGGATGCGGAAATTCGATCCCGATCTACGGACCGCCGGATCCAGACGGCTGTGACGATCTGTTCAAACATCCTGGAATTCTGCATTTTCAGCCGCCGATGGCCGCATTCCAGACCCTCCATTTTGGTAACTTACGAGTCACACCGGTTCCGCTAACCCATTCCAAAATAACCTTCGGCTATTTATTGCAAAGCCCCAACCGAACCATCGCCTATCTGACCGATACCGTCGGGCTGCCCGCTGATAGTGCGCTATTTCTGACCAGCAAAAATATCGATCTGCTGGTACTGGATTGCAGCCACCCGCCGCAGACGCCGCCACCACGCAATCACAATGATGTGACCATCGCGTTAGCCATTAAGGATTTGCTGATGCCACAACAGACGTTACTGACCCACGCCAGCCACCAACTTGACCGATGGTTGCTTGACCACCCATTACCGGCAGGCGTGGCAATCGCCCATGATAATCAGACGATTACCCTGTTATAA